Proteins encoded together in one Chaetodon auriga isolate fChaAug3 chromosome 20, fChaAug3.hap1, whole genome shotgun sequence window:
- the LOC143339422 gene encoding kelch repeat and BTB domain-containing protein 13, translating into MEVPEGLGVNQDTQAENATLDLEHREQQAGWVRVRVEESWFTVERALLARYSKYFCALFHSGMIESRQEELHLKGGVRARGFLIALAVCRGEVPPIGDPDELVEAVECAAFLQVACLTQHLCDIIDSDNCLLLYHAASIFGVQSLFHSAALFLCDAFDDLKEAAESTLPEDLLEYSQSLSPTSYIAIGTHSPSMELLHDSFRVVCYLDEKAGEWKHLTNLPTLCSTSMAGVAVLDNRLYIVGGVYGYGKDTVDGSFCYNPESGVWTALPGPQQPRYDFTLLGHDGRLYAIGGELQKRIISTAESYDVKKREWTFIQHAPRPVASAACAVARRRMFVCFWKPPDTTDIYEYMPVEDEWKLATTMIKPQSYGHCMVAHRDNLYVMRNGPCDDFLRCLMDCYNITTGQWTAMPGHYINSKGALFTAMIRGDSAFTVKHMLTLEYTITGNGWKPRRQMKGFPKSGSLWTCLLRLPKTGPVIPQLDAEGKEEEMSLPDTSDRFVEALPQL; encoded by the coding sequence ATGGAAGTGCCTGAAGGCCTGGGAGTCAACCAGGACACTCAGGCAGAGAATGCAACCCTCGATCTGgagcacagagagcagcaggcgGGCTGGGTGAGagtgagggtggaggagagctggTTCACGGTGGAGCGGGCCTTGCTAGCGAGGTACAGCAAGTATTTCTGCGCCCTCTTTCACTCTGGGATGATAGAAAGTCGCCAGGAGGAGCTCCACCTGAAGGGAGGAGTGCGTGCAAGGGGTTTCCTCATCGCCCTGGCTGTCTGCAGGGGAGAGGTTCCCCCCATCGGTGACCCGGATGAGCTTGTAGAAGCTGTCGAGTGTGCTGCTTTCCTGCAGGTTGCATGTTTGACGCAGCATCTTTGTGACATTATTGACTCAGATAACTGCCTCTTGCTTTACCATGCAGCCTCCATCTTTGGAGTGCAGTCACTCTTTCACAGCGCTGCTCTTTTCCTTTGTGATGCCTTTGATGATTTgaaggaagcagcagagagcacattacCTGAAGACCTTCTTGAATATTCTCAATCATTGTCTCCTACTTCTTACATTGCTATAGGCACACACTCGCCTTCAATGGAACTGCTGCACGACTCCTTCAGGGTCGTTTGCTACCTGGATGAAAAAGCGGGAGAGTGGAAGCATCTGACAAACCTCCCCACTCTCTGCAGCACCTCCATGGCTGGAGTGGCAGTGCTTGACAATCGATTGTACATTGTGGGGGGAGTTTACGGCTACGGCAAGGACACAGTGGACGGCAGCTTCTGCTACAACCCCGAGTCAGGGGTCTGGACTGCTCTTCCAGGTCCCCAGCAACCAAGATATGACTTCACCCTGCTGGGGCATGATGGCCGACTCTATGCCATTGGCGGCGAATTGCAAAAACGGATCATTTCCACGGCAGAGAGTTATGACGTTAAGAAGAGAGAGTGGACGTTCATACAGCATGCACCAAGGCCTGTAGCATCTGCAGCCTGTGCTGTTGCAAGACGGAGgatgtttgtttgcttctggAAACCACCAGACACCACAGATATCTATGAGTACATGCCAGTGGAAGATGAGTGGAAACTTGCAACTACAATGATCAAACCTCAAAGCTACGGCCACTGCATGGTGGCTCACAGGGACAATTTATATGTGATGCGTAACGGGCCTTGTGACGACTTCCTGCGCTGCCTAATGGACTGTTACAACATCACCACAGGCCAGTGGACAGCCATGCCCGGACACTACATCAACAGCAAGGGGGCGCTGTTCACTGCAATGATAAGGGGGGACTCGGCattcacagtgaaacacatgcTAACTCTTGAATACACCATCACTGGAAATGGATGGAAGCCCCGCAGGCAGATGAAGGGATTTCCAAAGAGTGGCTCACTGTGGACGTGTTTACTCAGGCTTCCCAAGACGGGACCAGTTATACCACAGCTGGATGCAGaagggaaggaagaagaaatgtcttTGCCAGACACATCTGACAGATTTGTGGAAGCTTTACCACAACTGTGA